A single Nicotiana tabacum cultivar K326 chromosome 5, ASM71507v2, whole genome shotgun sequence DNA region contains:
- the LOC107818687 gene encoding uncharacterized protein At5g01610, translating to MDQILNKLGSYWIGQKANKEFNSVGDDINSLQSSIEGGSKWLVNKIKGKMQKPLPELLKEYDLPVGIFPRDATNYEFNEETKKLTVYIPSVCEVGYRDSSVLRFSTAVTGYLEKGKLADIEGMKTKVMMWVKVMAISSEKSKLHFTAGLKKTRSREAYEVLRDGVAVDKF from the exons ATGGATCAGATATTGAACAAGTTGGGTTCTTACTGGATTGGTCAGAAAGCCAACAAAGAGTTCAATTCCGTCGGCGATGACATTAAC TCCCTGCAAAGCAGTATTGAAGGAGGAAGCAAATGGCTGGTGAACAAGATTAAAG GAAAAATGCAAAAGCCATTGCCAGAACTGCTAAAGGAGTATGACCTTCCAGTAGGCATTTTCCCTCGTGATGCCACCAACTATGAGTTCAATGAAGAAACCAAGAAGCTTACTGTCTATATTCCCTCAGTATGTGAAGTTGGTTACAGGGATTCGTCTGTATTACGCTTCTCTACAGCTGTTACTGGGTATTTGGAGAAAGGAAAGCTAGCTGACATAGAGGGAATGAAAACGAAAGTGATGATGTGGGTAAAAGTTATGGCTATTTCATCTGAAAAGTCAAAGCTTCATTTCACGGCTGGCTTGAAGAAAACCCGTAGTAGGGAAGCTTATGAGGTCTTGAGAGATGGAGTCGCTGTAGATAAATTCTAG